The Lutibacter profundi region TGAGATTTGAAAATGCAGTAACATTTGAGATTCCTGAAAAAGCAAGCAATTCTGAATTTAAAATCTTACCATTATCGTTACAATTATTATTAGAGAACACTATTAAACATAATGTGGTTTCAGAAGAAAACCCATTAAAAGTTACTATTAAAGAAGAAAATGGGTATTTGGTAGTTTCTAACAATTTTAGCCCTAAAACTATTTTAGAGAAAGGTACAAAAGTAGGATTGAAAAATATAATTGACAGGTATAATTTAATAACATTAAAGAAGGTAGTAGTTGAAAAAACAACTAATCAATTTATTGTAAAATTACCATTATTAACACAAAAAATAAAAAACATGAGAACATCAGAACATATAGAAAGTAAAAAATATATGCGTGCCGTTGAACGTGTAGAAGAAATAAAAGGATTTTATAGTAGCTTAATAGCTTACTGTATTGTAATTCCGTTTTTAATATTTATAAATATAAAGTACAGCCCGGCTTTTTATTGGTTTTGGTTTCCAATGGTAGGTTGGGGGATAGGGCTCTTATTTCAAGGGTTCAAAGCCTTTTCATATAACCCATTTTTAGGAAAGGATTGGGAAGATCGAAAAATACAGGAATACATGAATGAAGATAAAAAGCAATACTGGGAGTAGCGTTAATTAAAAGTAAAAGATAAAAGTTTAAAAAGGCAAAAAGTTATAAATACTAAAAAAACATTAAAATGAAAACGCACTATACAGAAGAAAATAAATATATAAAAGCAAAGAAAAGAGTTGATAATTTAAAAGGATTTTATTCAAATTTGTTATCTTATTGCCTAGTAATACCTTTTTTAATTTTTATAAATTTAATGACATCTCCAAATCACTTATGGTTTTGGTGGCCAATGTTTGGATGGGGAATAGGGATAGTTTTTCATGCATTTGGAGTATTCAATCATAAAATTGGATTGGGCAAAGAATGGGAAGATCGTAAAATTAGAGAATATATGAATGAAGATAATTATAGTGAATTTTAAGAAGATGGAAAATAACTTTACAGAAGAACAAAAATATATAAGAGCAAAAAAGAAAGTTAAATCAATAAAGGGTTTTTACGTACATTTAACTGTGTATCTTTTGGTAAATGGATTTCTATTATTATCACAGGCATTATCTCATGGAGGATGGAAAATATTTTGGGAATGGCAATCGTATTCAACTATGATATTTTGGGGGATAGGAATTTTATTTCACGCTTTTAATGTGTTTGGAATGGGGATTTTATTAGGTAAAGATTGGGAAAATCGTAAAATAAAAGAACTAATGGATAGAGATAAACAAGATACTTGGGAATAGGTAAATAGTTAAAAAAAGCTAGAAAGTTTGAATACATAAAGGTAGTGAAGCTACACAATTAAACAAATAAACAATTCAGCATTAATAATGAAAGTAGTTATAATTGAAGATGAAAAACCAGCAGCACGAAGATTGAGTAGAATGTTAAATGAAATTGGGTTAGAACCAATTACAATGTTACATTCTGTTGAAGAGGCTGTAAATTGGTTTTATACAAATGAACATCCAGATTTGTTGTTTTTAGATATTCAACTCTCAGATGGTTTGTCCTTTGAAATTTTTGAAGAAGTTGAAGTAAAGAGTGCTATTATTTTCACCACTGCTTATGATGAGTATGCTTTGAAAGCCTTTAAATTAAATAGTATAGATTATTTATTGAAGCCCATTGATACTGATGAGTTAGAAAATGCAGTAAACAAGTATAAAAAAATCCATGCTAATAAAATGAATCAAAGCATTAATTTTGAACAATTAAAAAATTTAATTTCTCCTTCGCAAAAGAATTATAAAAAGCGATTTACTGTAAAAATAGGACAACATTTAAAAATGATTTCAACAGAAGCAATAGCGTGTTTTTACAGTGAAAATAAAGCAACATATATTCATACAATAACCAATAGAACTTATTTGGTAGAAGATACGCTAGAACAGTTAGAAGAAAAATTACAACCAGAGATTTTTTTTAGAGTAAGTCGTAAATTTTTTGTAAATATAAATGCAATAAAAGATATTATTTCGTATACAAATAGTAGGTTGAAAATAGTACTTAATAACTTTAATAACAATGAAATTATAGTAAGTAGAGAGCGAGTGAAAGATTTTAAAAATTGGATTAATTAAGGAGCAATTAACAGTTAAATATTTATAACTAATACTATTTGAATCACAATATTTGAAACTGATACTAATCGCTTCATTTTCTTTTTGTTATACTAAAAAAAATCATTAAATTTGCACTCCTTTTTACGAGAACAGATTTATAAAGGAAATAAATAGGCAATTATATAAATAATCTCTTTGCGTTATTATCGTGTAGTAATCTGAATAACAATAAGATACAAAAATTAAATTGACAATATGTCAAAATTACAAGAAAAAATAGAGCTTTATACAAGTGAAGCAGAAAAGTTAGGTTTAGGTTTAAATGCTGAATTATTAGCAGCTGTAACAAAAGGATTAGGTCCTTCAATCTACAAAGAAGATGCTGAAAAGGTATCAAGTTCAGACAAAAAAGAATTAGAAACTGTTAAGAAAAACTTTTTAATTAAAAAATTAGGTTTAGAAGATGGTGAAAATTTAGACAAGGCTATTGAAGTAGCAATTGAAAAAATTGGTAAATCTAATCGGAATAAATACAGAGCGCTGTTTTATACAATTTTAGTTGAAGAATTAGGAATGCAATCTGTTTATGATGCAAAGCCAGCTGAAGAAAAAGTTGTAGAAGCACCTAAGGAAGAAGTAAAAGAAGAAATAAAAGAAGAAGTGAAAGAAGTGAAAGAAGAAGTGAAAGAAGAAGTGAAAGAGGAAGTTGCAGTTTTAAAGTCAAAAACTAAAGTTGAAAAGGAAGCTAAAGAAGAGGCTAAAGTTGAAGAAGATGTTAAAGAAGAAACACCAGTTGCTGAAGCTGTAGACCCTGAAGAATTTTTAGAAAATTTTGATTGGCACAAATATGAAGAAGGAATTGAAGCAGTTGATGAAGAAAATATAAAAGCTTTTGAGGCAGCTTTAGAAGGTACACTAGGGTTAGTGAATGAGAGAGAAGTAATTGAAGGCTTGGTTGTTAGAAAAACTGATAGAGAAGTAATTATTGATATCAATTCGAAATCTGAAGGGGTTATATCATTAAATGAATTTCGTTATAACCCAGATTTAAAGGTTGGAGATATTGTAGAGGTTTTAGTTGATAAAAGAGAAGATAGTACAGGTCAATTAGTATTATCTCATAAAAAAGCTAGAGTAATTAAAGCTTGGGAGCGTGTTAATAATGCACATGAAACAGGTGAAGTAGTAAATGGTTTTGTTAAATGCAGAACTCGTGGAGGTATGATTGTAGATGTTTTTGGAATTGAAGCATTCTTACCTGGATCTCAAATTGATGTAAAACCAATTAGAGATTACGATCAATACGTAGAAAAAACAATGGAATTTAAAGTGGTGAAAATAAACCATGAGTTTAAAAACGTTGTAGTTTCACACAAAGCACTTATTGAAGCTGATATTGAAATTCAGAAAAAAGAAATTATAGGTAAATTAGAAAAAGGACAGGTATTAGAAGGTGTTGTTAAAAATATTACTTCTTATGGTGTATTTGTAGATTTAGGTGGTGTAGATGGTTTAGTGCATATTACTGATTTATCTTGGTCTAGAATTAATCATCCAAGTGAGGTGGTTGAATTAGATCAAACATTAAATGTTGTAATTCTTGATTTTGATGATGAGAAAACAAGAATTCAATTAGGATTAAAACAATTAAACGCTCATCCTTGGGAAGCTTTAGATGAAAATTTAAAAGTGGGAGACACCGTAAAAGGAAAAGTGGTTGTACTTGCAGATTATGGAGCATTTATTGAAGTAGCTCAAGGTGTTGAAGGTTTAATTCACGTTTCTGAAATGTCTTGGTCAACTCATTTACGTTCTGCTCAAGACTTTGTTAAAGTTGGAGATGAAATTGAAGCACAAATACTAACGCTAGATAGAGAAGATCGCAAGATGTCTTTAGGTATTAAGCAATTACACCCAGATCCTTGGAGTGATATAGCTAAAAAATACCCAATTGGTTCAACACATACAGGTACTGTTCGTAACTATACTAATTTTGGTGTGTTTGTTGAATTAGAAGAAGGAATTGATGGTTTGGTATATATTTCTGATTTGTCTTGGACTAAGAAAATTAAGCACCCATCTGATTTTACTTCTGTTGGAGATAAATTAGAAGTGAAAGTGTTAGAGTTAGATGTTGAAGGCCGTAAATTAAATTTAGGTCATAAGCAAACTACAGAAAATCCTTGGGATGCACACGAAGCTAAATTTACAATTAACTCAGTTCACGAAGGAACCGTTAAAGATAAGAGTGATAAAGGATTAATAGTTACCTTTGAAGATGGAGTTGAAGCATTTGTTCCAAGTCGATTTACGATAAAAGAAGATGGTACAAAATTAGCAAAAGGAGATACTGATAAATTTAAAGTTATTGAGTTTAATAAAGAGTTTAGACGTGTTGTGGCATCACATACTTCAATATTTAAAGCTCAAGAAGAGAAGAATATAAAAGTGGCTCAGAAAAAAGCTGAATCAGCTGATAAAACTACATTGGGTGATTTAGGTGGTGATCTTGCCGCATTGAAGAGAAAAATGGAAGGGAAATAAATTTCTATCCTAATTAAAATTTTAAAAGCTGTATCATTTGATACAGCTTTTTTTTTCATTATTAAATCAATAAGATTTACATTTGCAAACTAAATTAAATCCATGTCATTAATAAAATCGATTTCAGGAATAAGAGGTACTATTGGAGGTAAAGTAGCTAATAATTTAACACCTATAGATGCTGTTAAATTTGCTGCAGCTTACGGAATGTGGCTTAAAAATCAAACAAAAAAAGAAAAACTTACTGTAATTATAGGAAGAGATGCCAGAATTTCAGGTAAAATGGTGAGTAGTTTGGTAGGGAATACGCTGGTTGGAATGGGAATAAACGTAACGGATATAGGTTTGTCTACAA contains the following coding sequences:
- a CDS encoding 2TM domain-containing protein, translated to MKTHYTEENKYIKAKKRVDNLKGFYSNLLSYCLVIPFLIFINLMTSPNHLWFWWPMFGWGIGIVFHAFGVFNHKIGLGKEWEDRKIREYMNEDNYSEF
- a CDS encoding 2TM domain-containing protein, producing the protein MKIIIVNFKKMENNFTEEQKYIRAKKKVKSIKGFYVHLTVYLLVNGFLLLSQALSHGGWKIFWEWQSYSTMIFWGIGILFHAFNVFGMGILLGKDWENRKIKELMDRDKQDTWE
- a CDS encoding LytR/AlgR family response regulator transcription factor, whose protein sequence is MKVVIIEDEKPAARRLSRMLNEIGLEPITMLHSVEEAVNWFYTNEHPDLLFLDIQLSDGLSFEIFEEVEVKSAIIFTTAYDEYALKAFKLNSIDYLLKPIDTDELENAVNKYKKIHANKMNQSINFEQLKNLISPSQKNYKKRFTVKIGQHLKMISTEAIACFYSENKATYIHTITNRTYLVEDTLEQLEEKLQPEIFFRVSRKFFVNINAIKDIISYTNSRLKIVLNNFNNNEIIVSRERVKDFKNWIN
- the rpsA gene encoding 30S ribosomal protein S1, producing MKEEVAVLKSKTKVEKEAKEEAKVEEDVKEETPVAEAVDPEEFLENFDWHKYEEGIEAVDEENIKAFEAALEGTLGLVNEREVIEGLVVRKTDREVIIDINSKSEGVISLNEFRYNPDLKVGDIVEVLVDKREDSTGQLVLSHKKARVIKAWERVNNAHETGEVVNGFVKCRTRGGMIVDVFGIEAFLPGSQIDVKPIRDYDQYVEKTMEFKVVKINHEFKNVVVSHKALIEADIEIQKKEIIGKLEKGQVLEGVVKNITSYGVFVDLGGVDGLVHITDLSWSRINHPSEVVELDQTLNVVILDFDDEKTRIQLGLKQLNAHPWEALDENLKVGDTVKGKVVVLADYGAFIEVAQGVEGLIHVSEMSWSTHLRSAQDFVKVGDEIEAQILTLDREDRKMSLGIKQLHPDPWSDIAKKYPIGSTHTGTVRNYTNFGVFVELEEGIDGLVYISDLSWTKKIKHPSDFTSVGDKLEVKVLELDVEGRKLNLGHKQTTENPWDAHEAKFTINSVHEGTVKDKSDKGLIVTFEDGVEAFVPSRFTIKEDGTKLAKGDTDKFKVIEFNKEFRRVVASHTSIFKAQEEKNIKVAQKKAESADKTTLGDLGGDLAALKRKMEGK